ACGTGGCCGACCACCTGACCCGGGTGAACGAGCAGGTGGAGGCGCTGGACCGGCTGCTCTCGGACATCCTGAACGCCAACCTCGCCCAGGTGAGCGTGCAGCAGAACAACGACATGCGGAAGATCTCGGCCTGGGCGGCGCTGGCCGCCGTACCGACGATGATCGCGGGCGTGTACGGGATGAACTTCGAGGACATGCCGGAGCTGCGCCAGCCCTGGGGCTATCCGGCGGCGGTCGGCCTGATGGTGACGCTCTGTCTGATCCTGCACCGGGTCTTCAAGCGCAGCGGCTGGCTCTGACCCACCTGCCGCTGCACCCGAGAACTTAGGCCAGCCCGGCCCGCTCCAGCGCCGCGACGCCGGTGCGCAGCGCGGTGATCCGCTCGTCCAGGGTGAAGCCGGCCGGGGCGAGCGTCAGCGTGGTGACGCCCGCGTCGGCGTAGGCCTGCATCCGGTCGGCGATCCGCTCGGTGGTGCCGAGCAGCGCGGTGGAGTCGATCAGGTCGTGCGGGACGGCGGCGGCGGCGCCCGCGTAGTCCCTGGCGAGGTACTTCTCCTGGATCTCGTCGGCGGCCTGCTCGTAGCCCATCCGGCGGGCGAGCTGGTTGTAGAAGTTCTTGTCCTTGCTGCCCATCCCGCCGATGTACAGCGCGGCGTACGACCGCTGGGTGTCGGCGGCGGCCTTGACGTCCTCGCCGACCGAGATGGTGACGGTCGGGCAGAGGTCGAAGCCGTCCAGGGTCTGCCCGGTCTTGGCCCGGCCGGCCCGGAGCGGGTCGATGGAGAGCGCGGCGTGCTCGGGCGCGAAGAAGATGCCGAGCCAGCCGTCGGCGATCTCGCCGGTCTGCTCCAGGTTCTTCGGGCCGATCGCGGCGATGTAGAGCGGGATGTGCTCACGGACCGGATGCACCGTCAGCTTGATCGGCTTGCCCGGGCCGCCCGGCAGCGGCAGCGTCCAGTGCGCGCCCTCGTGCACCAGGCGCTCGCGGGACATCGCCTTGCGGATGATCTCCACGTACTCGCGGGTGCGGGCCAGCGGCTTGTCGAACTTGACGCCGTACCAGCCCTCGGAGACCTGCGGCCCGGAGACGCCGAGGCCGAGCCGGAACCGGCCGCCGGAGAGGGTGTCCAGGGTGGCGGCGGTCATCGCGGTCATCGCCGGGGTGCGGGCCGGGATCTGGAAGATGGCCGAACCGACGTCGATCCGCTCGGTCTTGGCGGCGACGTACGCGAGCACGGTCGCGGCGTCGGAGCCGTACGCCTCGGCTGCCCAGCAGACCGAGTAGCCGAGCCGGTCGGCCTCCTGCGCGACGGCGACGTTGTCGGCGTCCATGCCGAGTCCCCAGTAGCCGAGGTTGATGCCGAGTCGCATGTGAAGCCTTCCGGGTCGTGGTCACCGTACGGGTGGTCCCCGCACGGGGGTCACCGCACGCATGGTCGCCGCTCGTTCGGGAGCGTATCGGTGGCTGCGCGGCCATGCTACCGGCCGGTAGGTGTGTGCCGCGTCACACCCTCGG
This genomic interval from Kitasatospora gansuensis contains the following:
- a CDS encoding LLM class F420-dependent oxidoreductase, producing the protein MRLGINLGYWGLGMDADNVAVAQEADRLGYSVCWAAEAYGSDAATVLAYVAAKTERIDVGSAIFQIPARTPAMTAMTAATLDTLSGGRFRLGLGVSGPQVSEGWYGVKFDKPLARTREYVEIIRKAMSRERLVHEGAHWTLPLPGGPGKPIKLTVHPVREHIPLYIAAIGPKNLEQTGEIADGWLGIFFAPEHAALSIDPLRAGRAKTGQTLDGFDLCPTVTISVGEDVKAAADTQRSYAALYIGGMGSKDKNFYNQLARRMGYEQAADEIQEKYLARDYAGAAAAVPHDLIDSTALLGTTERIADRMQAYADAGVTTLTLAPAGFTLDERITALRTGVAALERAGLA